gggcaacttatatttttcttctagcgctcccagacttgcaaacgtcccgtctaaaacaggtccctcagcttcctaattcctgctcgttgccaacactggaactccccatccatcctccctgggacaaacctgtggttattccttatcggggaccacaccgaggcacctgtcactcccctatgtcgcctccactgcccccagatcctcaaggttgccaccaccactgggtttgtggtataccttttcggggagaacggcagcggcgccgtcaccagcgcctttaggctcgttcccttacaggacgccatctccagcttcttccacgctgctccctcttcctccctcatccacttacagaccatcgacacattggcggcccaatagtagtcactcagactcggcagtgccagtccccctctgtccctactgcgctgcaggaaccccctctttactctcggggtctttcctgcccacacaaagctcgtaatgctcctatctattttaaaaaaaaaggcctttgtaatcaggatggggaggcactgaaacatgaaaagaaaccttgggagaaccaccattttaactgcctgcactctgcccgccagcgacagcggcaccatatcccacctcttaaagtcttcctccatctgctccaccagtcgcgtcgggttaagtctatgcagggttccccagttcctggccacctggatcaccaggtatcgaaagttccttACCATTCTCCTCAgcagcagagcatctatccccattccctgttccccggggtgcatcacaaaaagctcactcttccccatatttagtttatatcccgagaactctccaaactccctaagtatctgcattacttctggcatcccctctaccgggtccgcaacgtatagcagtagatcatctgcgtagagcgacactcggtgttcctctccccctctaagcacccccctccacttcttagaatccctcagcgctatggccagtggttcaattgccaacgcgaacagtaacggggacagtggacacccttgtcttgtacccctatgtagccgaaaataccccgatctttgccggtttgtgactacgcttgtcaTCGggaccccatataagagtctgacccatctaataaacccctcaccgaacccaaacctcttcagcacctcccacagatagtcccactccaccctatcgaatgccttctctgcatccatcaccgccactatctctgcctccccctccggtgggggcgtcatcatcacccccagcaaccttcgtacattaacattcagttgtctcccctttacaaaccctgtctgatcgtcatgcaccacccctgggacgcaatcctctatccttgtcgccatcactttggccagcagtttggtatctacatttaggagggagatgggcatgtatgacccgcattgcagcgggtctttatctcgtttcaggattagcgatatcgtcgcctccaacattgtcgggggtagtgtccccctttccttagcctcattaaaggttctcgccaagagcgaggccaacagatccatatacttcctgtagaattccaccggaaacccgtctggtcccggggccttccctgcctgcatgcctcagggagatatatgtacactgattggtgtctctcagtcccctctctctcagggagttatctgtacactgactggtgtctctcagtcccctctctctcagggagatatctgtacactgactggtgtctctcagtcccctctctctcagggagatatctgtacactgactggtgcctctcagtcccctctctctcagggagatatctgtacactgactggtgtctctcagtcctctctctcagggagatatctgtacactgactggtgtctctcagtcctctctctcagggagatatctgtacactgactggtgtctctcagtcccctctccctcagggagatatctgtacgctgactggtgtctctcagtcccctctctctcagggagatatctgtacactgactggtgtctctcagtcccctctccctcagggagatatctgtacactgactggtgtctctcagtcctctctctcagggagatatctgtacactgactggtgtctctcagtcccctctccctcagggagatatctgtacgctgactggtgtctctcagtcccctctctctcagggagatatctgtacactgactggtgtctctcagtcccctctccctcagggagatatctgtacactgactggtgtctctcagtcctctctctcagggagatatctgtacactgactggtgtctctcagtcccctctccctcagggagatatctgtacgctgactggtgtctctcagtcccctctctctcagggagatatctgtacactgactggtgtctctcagtcccccctctctctcagggagatatctgtacactgactggtgtctctcagtcctctctctcagggagatatctgtacactgactggtgtctctcagtcctctctctcagggagatatctgtacactgactggtgtctctcagtcccctctccctcagggagatatctgtacgctgactggtgtctctcagtcccctctctctcagggagatatctgtacactgactggtgtctctcagtcccccctctctctcagggagatatctgtacactgactggtgtctctcagtcctctctctcagggagatatctgtacactgactggtgtctctcagtcctctctctcagggagatatctgtacactgactggtgtctctcagtcctctctctcagggagatatctgtacactgactggtgtctctcagtcctctctctcagggagatatctgtacactgactggtgtctctcagtcccctctccctcagggagatatctgtacgctgactggtgtctctcagtcccctctctctcagggagatatctgtacactgactggtgtctctcagtcccctctccctcagggagatatctgtacactgactggtgtctctcagtcctctctctcagggagatatctgtacactgactggtgtctctcagtcccctctccctcagggagatatctgtacactgactggtgtctctcagtcccctctctctcagggagatatctgtacgctgactggtgtctctcagtcccctctctctcagggagatatctgtacactgactggtgtctctcagtcccccctctctctcagggagatatctgtacactgactggtgtctctccgactCCTCTCTCTCATTGAGAGTGAATCACAGAGCGTTTACggggcagagggaggccattcggcccatcgtgtctgcaccgtctctccaaacgagcatcgtgacctactgccgttcccctgccttttccccctccGCACATTGTCTCTTTTCAGATAATCATCCCTCGCCCTCTCGGACGCTCCGATTGAACCCGCCTCCAccgcacttccagacagtgcattccagaccccgacCACACGCTGTGTGGAAAAGGGGTTTTCTCAAATCACATTTGCCTCTTGTTCAAATCCCTTCCAATCTGCGCCCTCCTCCTTCCGCCGCAGGGCCAAGGCCGCTCGCGTCATTACCTTCGAGGAGTTCAAGCAGGCGCTGAAGGAGCTGGCGAAGAAGAGATTCAGGGAGCTGGGCGAGGACGAGGCCCTGGAGGCGGTCAATGCACTCATCGCCAGGAAGGAGCCCACGCTGGTGGGAATCACGGTGGGTATGGAAAGTCTACCCGTCGTGTCCTTCAAAGTGAGGTCGGGGATGGGGGACGGTGtggggatgtggtggtggtggggtattTGGTTGGTTTATCTGAAGGAGAGAGGGTCTTGTATCTTGTACCTGTCACTAACGTCTGCTACTGCTGTTATATTTGCTATCACAGGATCACAGAAAACCCAGAGCagacgaggcccttcggcccatcgagtctgcaccgacacatgaaaaacacctgagctGCCCACCtattcccatttgccagcacttgacccatagccttgaatattatgaagCGCCAAGTGCCCTCCAGGtgccttttaaaggatgtgaggcaacctgcctctaacactctcccaggcagtgcattccagaccgtcaccaccccctgggtgaaaaagttttcaagattaaatttaaattcaatgaataaaatctggaatatgcgGCGCTAATCTTGGTAATGATGACCGGCACGATTATCATCgattgttgttttaaaaaaaagccCATCAAGggccgcactgctgcctcacagcgccgaggtcccaggttcaatcccggctctgggtcattgtccgtgtggagtttgcacattctccccgtgtctgcgtgggtttcgcccccacaacccaaaaagatgtgcagggtaggtggattggccacgctaaaattgccccctgaattggaaaaggtgaattgggtactctgaatgtattttttaaaaagcccTTCTGGTTCACTAAAATCCCCCTTTCGgggaagggaaatctgccgtccaaaTCTGGCCTACGTCTGACTCCAGAGCATAaccgccaacccccccacacacacacacacacacatgtggttgattcttaaccgccccctctctgaaatggccaagcgagcCCACACTCAGTTCAAAGgggtaattagggacgggcaacaaatgctcggGTCCCCATCGGCCCTCATCCCATCAGAGACTAataacatgaatcacaaaaaattgTGACGCAGGCACAGCCAGCGATCAGGAACGCAAACAGGAATGTTGGCTTTATTGCAAAGGGGGTGTGAAGTTTAAAAGTTAGCAATGTTTTTCTTCAACCgtacggggccttggtgaggccgcacccggggcactgggcacagttctggtcgccttaccTGAGGAGGGACGTACCGGCATCAGAggccgttcagagaaggttcacggggCCGATTCCCGGGATGAAGGGGGTTTGTCcgctgaggaaaggttgagccggTCGGGGCCGGTACCCATTGGGGTTTAGAAAGAaccagaggagatcttattgaaacagatcaGATTCTGAGGGGGGGTGTTGACGGGGTGGATGCTGAGAGCATGTTTCCCCCTCGTGGGGGTTAGGGGCACAGTTTAAAACTGAGGGGGGTCTCCCATTGGAGTcggggatgaggaggaattacttccctCAGAGGGAGGCCAGTCTGTGGAATCCTCTCCCCCCAGAGAGGCAGCGGAGGCTGcgggtcactgaatgtattcaagagtgagagagagttctgATCAACCAACTGGGTttatgggggatggggtgggggttggggggtgtggggacaggagagtggagttgaggcccACAATCCGATTGGCCGCAAtcaaggcagcacggtgacacagtggctagcactgctgcctcacggcgccgaggtcccaggttcgatcccggctctgggtcactgtccgtgtggagtttgcacattctccccgtgtttgcgtgggtttcgcccccacaacccaaagatgtgcagggtgggtggattggccacgctaaattgccccttcattggaaaaaatgaattgggtactcgaaatgtatATTAAAAAAAGATTGGCCGCAATCTTATGGGATAGCGGCGAgggatcgaggggccgaatggcctacctgcCCCCACACAGCTCGTATTTCTTGCCTTCCCGTGGGGCCCTGGAGCGGGCCCCACCTCCCCAGGCGCCTACTCCCGGGTTCCGATCCGGCTTGATGGACCGATACGGcttccatctgcccccccccccccccccccccccccccccccccccccgccctcttgaCCTCCCGCCTAACGTACCTTTTCCCCGCCCTTCTAGAAATCGGCCAAGGCCGGGGCCGTGGACCGGCTGACGGACGTCTCCAAGTTCACCGGGTCGCACAAGGAGCGCTTCGACGAGGCCGGCAAGGGCAGAGGCAAGGCCGGCAGGGAGAACCTGGTGGAGCACACAGGCTTCGTGGCGGCCTACAAGGGCAAGGGCACCTACGATCAGAAGGTCAAAGGCTCCAAATGACTTGGCgggatctctccctccctcttctgtCCGTTCCCTCAACCCCACCTCCCTGAAACCTCAccactgtgcttcccccccccccccccacccccttcgcacCTCACCCCCTACCTGCCCCTTTTGGTGTCGGACTAACAGCTGACGAAGCTCTGCGAATTGCTCATCGAAAACAGCGGGTCAATTATACAACATTCTTTGTTCGCAAACTTCAACGGCAAACCATGAGGACAGGGGCGGTGGGTAaggggaaggaggagggacagCGTTGAGGGGTGGGgacgggagagggggagaatgttTGCGCCATTTTATTTTTCTAACCCGCTCTTATTCCCCAAGAAAAGGCCTTAAAGTGCTTCCAGTTATTAATCCCAACAATATGTCAGATGTCTCCTTCTCCACTCTGCTAActtcctgtgttgtacctgtcctgggagtgtttgatggggcagtgtagagggagctttactctgtatctaaccccgtgctgtacctgtcctgggagtgtttgatggggacagtgtagagggagctttactctgtatctaaccctgtgctgtaccagtcctgggagtgtttgatggggacagtgtagagggagctttactctgtatctagcctcgtgctgtacctgtcctgggagtgtttgatggggacagtgtagagggagctttactctgtatctaaccccgtgctgtacctgtcctgggagtgtttgatggggcagtgtagagggagctttactctgtatctaaccccgtgctgtacctgtcctgggagtgtttgatggggacagtgtagagggagctttactctgtatctaactccgtgctgtaactgtcctgggagtgtttgatggggacagtgtag
This portion of the Scyliorhinus torazame isolate Kashiwa2021f chromosome 5, sScyTor2.1, whole genome shotgun sequence genome encodes:
- the LOC140419828 gene encoding tubulin polymerization-promoting protein family member 3-like codes for the protein MAEGAGSLPELEESFRRFAIHGDSKATGRDMTGKNFAKLCKDCKVIDGKSVTGTDVDIVFTKVKAKAARVITFEEFKQALKELAKKRFRELGEDEALEAVNALIARKEPTLVGITKSAKAGAVDRLTDVSKFTGSHKERFDEAGKGRGKAGRENLVEHTGFVAAYKGKGTYDQKVKGSK